A single genomic interval of Exiguobacterium sp. BMC-KP harbors:
- a CDS encoding phosphotransferase family protein — translation MTRDEWIEHFQLDVAACATVDESYSSEVDRLVLADSQVIFLKRPYTAEKWYRERGWIHALRGHVPVPEILAEAAPGQTTGAFVLAALPGRAPVTMTKTLAYEIGRTLAQLHTCTGEAYGEYTEDGFYAYPVQDWRHFRSEKLEGFMPFITSALEPDFLESIEIELARREQLLPEPSRPVATHCDFRLANLLTEGETVTGVIDFETTRYGAVEMDFTKIVRNLNEFGSMYVTAFQEGYATVHPHVPMQMYLEYYRLWEALTAVGWCVKRGLGEHRAFFEENIALIEQELKTSISDGY, via the coding sequence ATGACGCGAGACGAATGGATTGAGCATTTTCAACTCGACGTCGCGGCGTGCGCAACCGTTGACGAATCGTATAGTTCTGAAGTAGATCGTCTCGTTTTAGCGGATAGTCAGGTCATTTTCTTGAAGCGTCCGTATACGGCAGAAAAATGGTATCGTGAACGCGGGTGGATTCATGCACTAAGAGGACATGTGCCAGTACCGGAAATTTTAGCTGAAGCAGCTCCTGGACAGACGACAGGGGCGTTCGTGCTCGCTGCTTTACCGGGACGAGCACCAGTCACGATGACTAAAACGTTAGCGTACGAAATCGGTCGAACGCTCGCACAACTGCATACATGCACCGGAGAAGCATATGGCGAATATACGGAAGATGGATTTTATGCGTATCCAGTTCAAGACTGGCGGCATTTTCGAAGCGAAAAACTCGAGGGGTTCATGCCGTTCATCACGTCGGCGCTTGAACCTGATTTTCTAGAAAGTATTGAGATAGAGTTAGCGAGACGTGAACAGCTGCTACCGGAACCCTCTCGTCCCGTTGCTACGCACTGTGACTTCCGTCTCGCGAATTTACTGACAGAAGGAGAGACTGTCACGGGTGTGATTGATTTCGAAACGACCCGCTATGGAGCCGTTGAGATGGATTTCACGAAGATCGTCCGCAATCTAAACGAGTTCGGTTCCATGTACGTCACGGCATTTCAAGAAGGATATGCAACTGTTCATCCGCACGTTCCGATGCAGATGTATCTTGAATACTATCGCTTATGGGAAGCACTGACTGCCGTCGGCTGGTGTGTTAAGCGTGGTTTAGGAGAGCACCGGGCGTTCTTTGAGGAGAATATCGCGCTCATCGAACAGGAATTAAAGACGAGCATATCGGACGGGTATTGA
- a CDS encoding NAD(P)/FAD-dependent oxidoreductase, whose translation MTGKRIGIIGGGLAGIFAARQLQAAGHTVEIIEKSQSVGGRMATRRIDEGTADHGAVFFTVRTEELGREVDEWLERGWVRKWFGTDFPRYVATNGMNQLVQAIGRGIPVQLNEQVTHITATEGELVTQATDHQGAYDALLVTAPVPQAYELLQSSDLALGDDDHEQLRQVTFEPTFVGLFEIEERLTIGEVGLQDEHLVDGMLKLVNNAEKQISKTTLLSVYMTARFSEDWYTRPEEETLAEVERLLQQQLGPVTIVSRQLKRWRYAQARAVYRTPHLKLSAHPLWLAGDAFLEADDASGRTRVESAVISGLRVAEAIDTHLRQTVTATE comes from the coding sequence ATGACAGGGAAACGAATCGGAATCATTGGTGGAGGACTCGCCGGTATTTTTGCGGCACGTCAGTTGCAGGCAGCGGGACATACCGTTGAAATCATTGAAAAAAGCCAAAGCGTCGGGGGGCGAATGGCGACTCGTCGGATTGATGAAGGAACAGCGGATCATGGTGCCGTCTTCTTCACGGTCCGGACGGAAGAGTTGGGACGCGAAGTCGACGAATGGCTTGAGAGGGGATGGGTTCGTAAGTGGTTCGGCACGGATTTTCCACGCTATGTCGCGACGAACGGGATGAATCAACTCGTACAAGCCATTGGTCGAGGGATTCCTGTCCAGTTGAATGAACAGGTCACGCATATTACGGCAACGGAGGGCGAACTCGTCACACAAGCGACAGATCATCAAGGTGCGTATGATGCGTTACTCGTGACGGCGCCTGTGCCGCAAGCATATGAACTGTTGCAGTCTTCTGATCTGGCGCTCGGAGATGACGATCATGAGCAGTTGCGTCAGGTGACGTTCGAGCCGACATTCGTTGGTCTGTTTGAAATCGAAGAGCGACTCACGATCGGAGAAGTCGGTCTACAAGACGAACATCTCGTCGATGGGATGTTGAAGCTCGTCAATAATGCCGAGAAACAGATTTCGAAGACGACACTCCTAAGCGTCTATATGACAGCCCGCTTCAGTGAAGACTGGTACACGCGCCCGGAAGAAGAGACACTCGCTGAAGTCGAACGGTTGTTGCAACAGCAACTTGGACCAGTGACAATCGTCTCACGTCAGCTCAAGCGTTGGCGGTACGCTCAGGCACGCGCAGTTTACCGGACACCGCACCTGAAGCTTTCGGCACATCCACTTTGGCTTGCTGGTGATGCGTTCCTTGAAGCCGATGATGCGTCAGGACGGACGCGCGTCGAGAGTGCTGTCATCTCCGGATTACGCGTCGCGGAGGCGATTGATACCCACTTACGTCAGACGGTGACAGCGACGGAATGA
- a CDS encoding winged helix-turn-helix transcriptional regulator codes for MAVFDSTTDQRTACPVTRVQQMVAGKWKIILLWHLTHGTHRFHELQQLTGISKGTLTRQLRELEADGLIQRHVFGEVPPRVEYSLTDAGHSFLPILDQIAAWSEQHFQME; via the coding sequence GTGGCTGTATTCGATTCAACAACCGATCAACGGACGGCCTGTCCGGTTACCCGTGTGCAACAAATGGTCGCTGGCAAATGGAAGATCATCTTACTGTGGCATCTGACGCACGGCACACATCGTTTTCACGAACTACAACAATTAACCGGCATCTCAAAGGGAACGTTGACGCGACAACTGCGTGAGCTCGAAGCGGATGGTTTGATTCAACGGCATGTGTTTGGCGAGGTTCCGCCTCGTGTTGAATATTCCCTGACCGATGCCGGACATAGTTTTTTACCGATTCTCGATCAAATAGCAGCTTGGAGTGAACAACACTTTCAGATGGAATGA
- a CDS encoding SDR family oxidoreductase, whose translation MKWLITGATGKLGAQIVQQLSERVGVENVAVSVRNVEKAASLAAQGIDVRRGDFDQPETLTHAFQDIDRLLIISTDGEEAIRIRQHQTAVTAAKEAGVKLIGYTSIANAAHSTNGLARTHRVTEEAIQATGIPYVFFRNNWYLENELATIEAVAQGANWLTAAGEGKVGWALQEEYAIAIATGLTLEQPQAIYELSGPLHTQAELAAAVGAVLNQSVILDQVDATTYGERMKAAGLPDFLLPMLIGIQADIAAGTLAVESDDFEALLGRPVTTLEESVRILLKR comes from the coding sequence ATGAAATGGTTAATTACAGGAGCAACTGGAAAATTAGGAGCGCAGATCGTTCAACAACTCAGTGAACGAGTTGGTGTCGAGAACGTGGCTGTCAGCGTACGTAATGTCGAAAAAGCGGCATCACTTGCAGCGCAAGGAATCGATGTTCGGCGTGGTGACTTTGATCAGCCGGAGACGCTCACACACGCATTTCAAGATATTGATCGCCTGTTGATCATCTCAACAGACGGTGAAGAAGCAATACGGATTCGTCAGCACCAAACTGCTGTCACGGCAGCAAAAGAGGCAGGCGTCAAGCTGATCGGCTACACGAGTATCGCCAATGCAGCACACAGCACGAACGGACTCGCGCGGACACATCGTGTCACCGAGGAAGCGATTCAAGCGACAGGTATTCCGTATGTCTTTTTCCGCAACAACTGGTATCTTGAGAATGAATTAGCAACGATCGAGGCGGTCGCGCAAGGTGCAAACTGGTTAACGGCAGCCGGTGAAGGAAAAGTCGGATGGGCGTTGCAAGAAGAGTACGCAATCGCGATCGCGACAGGACTAACGCTTGAACAGCCGCAAGCAATCTATGAATTATCGGGTCCCTTGCATACGCAAGCAGAACTCGCGGCAGCAGTCGGAGCGGTCCTCAATCAATCAGTCATCTTGGATCAAGTCGATGCCACGACATATGGAGAGCGAATGAAAGCAGCGGGACTACCCGACTTCTTGCTTCCGATGCTGATTGGTATCCAGGCAGATATCGCAGCAGGGACCCTTGCAGTTGAAAGTGATGATTTTGAAGCGTTACTCGGTCGTCCTGTAACGACGCTTGAAGAGAGTGTCCGTATTCTTTTGAAAAGATAA
- a CDS encoding PPK2 family polyphosphate kinase has translation MKLSSYRVKEGEQISFSNYPTSEKHEISEAELREKRIPKSVETLQELHWRLHAEEKNGVLVILQAIDAAGKDEAISYIFSNLNAQGLRTISVKKPSDTEQKHDYLWRIHEGLPEKGEVGILNRSYYEEVIAPRIHDLLEEEEKPDSGDVWQMRYRQINDFERYLVENGFRVVKFLFHVSKEEQRKRLLTRLKDPTKNFEFSFSDIEEREHWEEYHEIFAELVSATSTSYAPWYILPADDEWYSRYIVTEVMNDVLKEIDPQYPKLSEEDQEQLDEAIKRLEEEA, from the coding sequence ATGAAACTGTCATCTTATCGTGTTAAGGAAGGCGAGCAGATCTCGTTTTCGAACTACCCGACATCAGAAAAACATGAGATTTCGGAAGCGGAATTACGCGAGAAACGAATCCCGAAAAGTGTTGAGACATTACAAGAGTTACACTGGCGTTTACATGCTGAAGAAAAGAATGGTGTGCTCGTCATCTTGCAAGCGATTGACGCCGCCGGGAAGGATGAGGCGATTAGCTATATCTTTTCTAACTTGAACGCCCAAGGACTTCGGACGATTTCCGTTAAAAAACCGTCGGATACAGAACAAAAGCACGACTATTTGTGGCGGATCCACGAAGGGCTACCGGAAAAAGGCGAAGTCGGCATCTTGAACCGTTCCTACTATGAGGAAGTCATTGCGCCGCGGATACATGATTTACTCGAGGAGGAAGAAAAACCAGATAGCGGAGACGTCTGGCAGATGCGCTATCGTCAAATCAACGACTTTGAAAGGTATCTCGTCGAGAACGGATTCCGTGTCGTCAAGTTCTTGTTCCATGTCTCAAAAGAGGAGCAACGGAAACGATTGTTGACTCGCTTGAAAGATCCGACAAAAAACTTCGAATTCTCGTTCAGCGATATTGAGGAACGCGAGCATTGGGAGGAATACCATGAAATTTTTGCCGAGCTCGTCTCGGCGACGTCGACGTCCTATGCCCCATGGTACATCTTACCGGCGGATGACGAGTGGTATTCGCGTTATATCGTTACTGAAGTCATGAATGACGTCCTGAAGGAAATTGATCCGCAGTATCCGAAGTTATCGGAAGAGGATCAGGAACAGCTCGATGAGGCGATTAAACGATTGGAAGAAGAAGCATAA
- a CDS encoding DMT family transporter — protein sequence MRGVLFAIAGGFFLTLQSVANARISQTIGTWQAATITQMTGFIVAILLAIVLRDRSFSAMRRVKPLYLAGGAFAAIILFSNMTAVHRMGVTLTISLFLLAQLALALWIDGRGWFGVIKRRLRGPQIIGIVMMIVGIFILKS from the coding sequence ATGCGTGGTGTCTTATTTGCGATTGCCGGCGGATTTTTCTTAACGCTCCAAAGTGTCGCCAATGCCCGAATCAGTCAAACGATCGGGACGTGGCAAGCAGCGACGATCACCCAGATGACCGGATTCATCGTTGCGATCCTCTTAGCAATCGTCTTACGGGATCGGAGTTTTTCAGCGATGCGACGTGTCAAACCGCTCTATCTAGCTGGCGGTGCCTTTGCGGCAATCATTTTATTTAGCAACATGACAGCGGTCCACCGGATGGGTGTAACCTTGACAATTTCGCTCTTTTTACTGGCACAATTGGCGCTTGCGTTATGGATTGACGGTAGAGGCTGGTTTGGTGTCATAAAGCGGCGACTGCGCGGACCACAAATCATCGGTATCGTGATGATGATCGTGGGGATCTTCATCTTAAAAAGCTAA
- a CDS encoding Crp/Fnr family transcriptional regulator — protein MTDITTYLERYQLEHIFDESLRKAMYIQTFGPGETLCRQGDVAHELYLLVEGKLKITHMSATGKRLVLSFKHPFDLVGDIEFVRKIDLMNTVEAVTPVTVLRIAYPDLEEARLHHSAFLLFLLETITKKFELKSHTLSFNLLYPVEVRLASYLLSMTPNTDAFASKELVDAADLIGTSYRHVNRVLRQFVDDGLIRRTQHTIEIIDRDGLMERVGESIYE, from the coding sequence GTGACGGACATTACGACCTATTTGGAACGCTATCAGTTAGAACATATCTTTGATGAATCATTACGTAAGGCGATGTACATTCAAACGTTTGGACCGGGTGAGACCTTGTGTCGGCAAGGTGATGTTGCGCATGAACTCTACCTGCTCGTCGAAGGGAAATTGAAGATCACACATATGTCGGCAACGGGGAAACGCCTCGTGTTGTCCTTCAAGCATCCGTTTGATCTCGTCGGCGATATTGAGTTTGTCCGGAAGATTGATTTGATGAATACGGTCGAGGCGGTGACACCAGTGACCGTCTTACGGATTGCTTATCCGGATTTAGAAGAAGCGCGCTTACACCATTCCGCTTTCCTATTATTTTTACTCGAAACGATCACGAAAAAATTTGAATTGAAATCGCATACGCTCAGCTTTAATCTGCTGTACCCGGTCGAAGTCCGGCTAGCTAGTTATTTATTGTCGATGACACCAAATACGGATGCTTTTGCAAGCAAGGAACTCGTCGATGCGGCAGATTTGATTGGGACGAGTTATCGTCATGTCAATCGTGTCTTACGTCAGTTCGTCGATGATGGGTTGATCCGTCGGACGCAGCATACGATTGAAATCATTGATCGGGACGGGTTGATGGAGCGAGTCGGAGAAAGTATTTACGAATGA
- a CDS encoding DMT family transporter, translated as MVTGIILALCGGMLVCIQNTFNAKVKEHVGAWATTTLVLGLGFLASLTIGLIVEGSQLFALEQAQTWFWFSGIIGVGVVLCVTQGVQQLGPSRAISIVMVSQILFALLWDTLGWFGLQAVPFTWTKALGVLLIGGGVLLFQLGGKTTTVQQVRKGA; from the coding sequence ATGGTTACGGGAATCATACTTGCCCTTTGTGGGGGCATGCTCGTTTGTATTCAAAACACATTTAACGCTAAAGTCAAAGAACATGTCGGTGCTTGGGCGACGACGACGTTAGTCCTTGGACTCGGGTTCCTCGCTTCACTGACGATTGGTTTGATCGTCGAAGGATCACAATTGTTTGCACTCGAACAGGCGCAAACCTGGTTTTGGTTTAGTGGAATTATCGGAGTCGGTGTCGTCCTCTGCGTGACGCAAGGGGTTCAACAGCTCGGACCAAGTCGAGCGATTTCAATCGTCATGGTGTCGCAAATCTTGTTTGCCTTACTGTGGGATACGCTCGGCTGGTTCGGCTTACAAGCCGTTCCATTTACGTGGACAAAAGCGCTCGGTGTGCTACTGATTGGTGGCGGCGTGCTGTTATTTCAACTGGGCGGGAAAACAACAACTGTACAACAAGTACGTAAAGGAGCTTGA
- a CDS encoding YjjG family noncanonical pyrimidine nucleotidase, translating to MFYKTVLFDIDHTLLDFEATERIAFRRLLEQQDLTWTTERETRYKEINHALWKALERGEVTREEVIHSRFVMFFAEEGREVDGREVDETYRSYLAQGTELIPGATALLEQLEGNIEMYVITNGISKTQRARLNGAGLTQYFKAIFVSEETGFQKPMVGFFDHVFARIPQFDPTRTIIVGDSLSADIAGGNEAGIATCWFNPEGKSATDIKPTFTISSLDELPALLENAKVLQS from the coding sequence ATGTTTTATAAAACGGTATTATTCGATATTGACCATACACTCCTCGATTTTGAAGCGACGGAACGGATTGCCTTTCGACGTCTGCTTGAGCAGCAAGATCTAACGTGGACGACTGAGCGAGAAACGCGCTACAAGGAAATCAATCACGCGCTCTGGAAAGCGCTCGAACGGGGTGAAGTGACACGTGAGGAAGTCATTCACTCGCGATTCGTGATGTTCTTTGCGGAAGAAGGACGAGAAGTCGACGGACGAGAAGTTGACGAAACGTATCGCAGTTATCTCGCGCAAGGAACGGAATTGATTCCGGGCGCGACTGCCCTGCTTGAGCAACTAGAAGGGAACATCGAGATGTACGTCATCACGAACGGGATTTCAAAGACGCAACGGGCGCGACTTAATGGCGCCGGATTAACGCAGTATTTTAAAGCAATTTTCGTTTCAGAGGAGACAGGGTTCCAAAAGCCGATGGTAGGGTTCTTTGATCATGTGTTTGCGCGGATTCCGCAATTCGATCCGACTCGAACGATCATCGTCGGTGATTCCTTATCGGCTGATATTGCAGGTGGGAACGAAGCCGGTATCGCAACCTGTTGGTTTAATCCAGAAGGAAAGTCGGCAACGGACATCAAGCCAACTTTTACGATTAGTTCGTTGGATGAACTGCCCGCGTTACTTGAGAATGCAAAAGTCCTTCAATCATGA
- a CDS encoding GNAT family N-acetyltransferase codes for MIQLVPVTAENWEACCDLTLTAEQQNFMEANVYSIAQAKFEPSLVLRAIMTDETVVGFVMYNTELEELGGYWIYRIMIDQAQQGNGIGRLAMQAVIEEMRMLPAAKRIVVGYRPDNQAAHRLYASLGFIDYGDRFGREMAVRLEV; via the coding sequence ATGATTCAACTCGTACCAGTAACAGCAGAAAATTGGGAAGCCTGTTGTGACCTGACACTGACGGCAGAACAGCAAAACTTCATGGAAGCAAATGTTTACTCAATCGCGCAAGCGAAGTTCGAACCAAGCCTTGTCCTTCGAGCGATCATGACAGATGAAACAGTCGTTGGTTTTGTGATGTACAACACGGAGCTAGAAGAACTCGGCGGCTACTGGATTTATCGCATCATGATCGATCAGGCGCAACAAGGGAACGGCATCGGGCGATTAGCGATGCAAGCCGTGATTGAAGAGATGCGAATGTTACCCGCAGCAAAACGAATCGTCGTCGGTTATCGACCAGACAATCAGGCGGCACACCGTCTGTATGCGAGTCTCGGTTTCATCGATTACGGGGATCGATTCGGTCGAGAAATGGCAGTGCGGTTAGAAGTATAA
- a CDS encoding GNAT family N-acetyltransferase, with amino-acid sequence MRESDYPEVVRIYEQGIKTENATFRTEALPYEEWTRHHHEHSRLVAIEDEQLLGWVALSPFSSIPAYAGVAEISLYIAEEARGKGVGTRLMEDVIKASEAAGIWTLQSQVFPENQASLRLHERFDFREVGRRERIGRLGGRWRDTVLLERRSTYL; translated from the coding sequence ATGAGAGAATCTGATTACCCGGAAGTCGTTCGGATCTACGAACAAGGGATAAAGACGGAGAACGCGACGTTTCGCACGGAGGCATTACCGTACGAAGAATGGACGAGGCATCACCATGAACACAGTCGTCTCGTTGCGATTGAAGACGAGCAATTGCTCGGCTGGGTCGCGTTAAGTCCATTCTCTTCGATTCCGGCATACGCTGGTGTCGCTGAAATCAGCCTCTATATCGCGGAAGAAGCACGCGGTAAAGGTGTCGGCACACGCTTGATGGAAGACGTCATTAAAGCAAGTGAAGCAGCCGGGATCTGGACGTTGCAATCGCAAGTTTTTCCGGAAAATCAAGCGAGTCTGCGCCTTCATGAACGTTTTGATTTTCGGGAAGTCGGTCGCCGGGAGCGAATTGGTCGGCTCGGAGGCAGATGGCGCGATACGGTATTGCTCGAGCGACGCAGCACATATCTCTAA
- a CDS encoding YcjF family protein codes for MDDFFGEGLETNQQKRKRKLEEIFDQSFESERRDFNQSLEQDVTVALIGDVNAGKSSTLNAILGREVATVGARPGETVRIDQVRQHPEDKVIFVDTPGLNDANTQNSEATWTYYQSADVILYFLNAAGTVLSETETKNFRKIYQHNQNVLIVVTKMDATDDVDTIVHHIAEKLPGPKIIPVSAREGTNIDRLRREVLDILKKFDKDNVFVRQMDPTVRGKIANNWIVGAGTAAGAIGAVPFPGADIIPLTSIQIGLMLKLSNLYERQLSKESAKELLVVTIVGNSGKTAFRQMAKLVPGYGAVIAAGVASTATLALGYGTKYVYENKLELTPEQLMGFVKRFRKKAEETSEETNE; via the coding sequence ATGGATGATTTTTTTGGTGAAGGACTCGAGACCAATCAACAAAAACGGAAACGCAAACTGGAGGAAATTTTTGATCAGTCGTTTGAATCAGAGCGACGAGATTTTAATCAATCGTTGGAGCAGGATGTGACGGTTGCTTTGATCGGAGACGTCAATGCGGGGAAATCCTCGACCTTGAACGCGATTCTCGGACGAGAAGTGGCAACGGTCGGGGCGCGACCAGGTGAGACGGTTCGAATTGATCAAGTAAGACAGCACCCAGAAGATAAAGTCATCTTCGTTGATACACCAGGATTGAATGATGCCAATACACAGAACTCGGAAGCGACATGGACGTACTATCAAAGTGCCGATGTCATCCTCTATTTTTTAAATGCGGCAGGTACTGTCTTATCCGAAACGGAGACAAAGAATTTCCGGAAAATCTATCAACATAACCAAAACGTCTTAATCGTCGTCACGAAGATGGATGCGACGGATGATGTCGACACGATCGTCCATCATATTGCAGAAAAACTACCGGGACCTAAAATCATTCCTGTGTCAGCACGAGAAGGGACGAACATCGATCGGCTCCGCCGGGAGGTACTCGATATCTTAAAAAAGTTCGACAAGGATAATGTGTTCGTTCGCCAGATGGATCCGACCGTTCGTGGGAAGATAGCCAACAATTGGATTGTCGGTGCGGGAACAGCTGCTGGTGCGATTGGTGCCGTGCCGTTTCCCGGAGCTGATATTATTCCGTTGACCTCGATTCAAATCGGCTTGATGCTCAAGTTATCGAATCTGTATGAGCGACAGTTATCCAAGGAGAGTGCAAAAGAGTTGCTTGTCGTGACGATCGTCGGGAATTCCGGAAAAACGGCCTTTCGGCAAATGGCGAAGCTAGTTCCGGGATATGGTGCCGTCATTGCAGCAGGAGTCGCTTCGACAGCAACACTTGCACTCGGATACGGGACGAAATATGTCTATGAGAATAAGCTTGAACTGACACCAGAGCAACTAATGGGATTCGTCAAACGATTCCGGAAGAAAGCGGAGGAGACGTCAGAAGAGACAAACGAGTAA
- a CDS encoding peroxiredoxin-like family protein produces the protein MTRLLEEIKQYQSEFRQKAPAEKQRLMAEATAELTASGVAQGLDVGDTIPHFTLPDVSGKPVAIETLLEQGPVILTFYRGGWCPYCNLELRAYEREIERIRAQGATVVAISPETPDFAEQTANKNALSFPVLSDVDLHVSRQFDLVFDLPDYLIEIYKASGLDVAKHNGNEDWQLPKPATFIIDTDGVIRFAEVSSDYTKRVDPQTIIDYLEQ, from the coding sequence ATGACACGCTTACTTGAAGAAATCAAACAGTATCAATCGGAATTTCGACAAAAGGCACCTGCTGAGAAACAACGCCTGATGGCGGAAGCGACAGCAGAACTAACTGCTTCTGGAGTCGCACAAGGTCTAGATGTCGGTGACACAATCCCACACTTTACGTTACCAGATGTATCCGGCAAACCTGTGGCGATCGAGACATTACTCGAGCAAGGTCCTGTCATCTTAACGTTCTACCGGGGTGGCTGGTGTCCGTACTGCAATCTCGAACTTCGCGCTTACGAACGGGAGATCGAACGGATTCGTGCACAGGGAGCGACCGTCGTTGCGATCAGCCCGGAGACACCTGACTTTGCAGAGCAGACGGCGAATAAGAATGCGTTAAGTTTTCCTGTCTTAAGTGACGTTGATTTACATGTATCCCGTCAATTTGATCTGGTGTTCGACCTGCCAGATTACTTGATCGAGATTTACAAAGCATCGGGACTTGATGTAGCAAAACACAACGGAAATGAAGATTGGCAGTTGCCGAAACCGGCGACGTTCATTATTGATACGGACGGTGTGATTCGTTTCGCCGAAGTATCATCGGATTATACGAAACGCGTTGATCCGCAAACGATCATCGATTACCTTGAACAGTAA
- the manA gene encoding mannose-6-phosphate isomerase, class I produces the protein MYAIQPIFKERIWGGRRLEALFQFELPEGQIGECWTASAHASGRTYFLDGPDQGKTLDELWQTKRTELFGDYLLDAFPLHVKFLDSSAYLSVQVHPNDEEARRLEGEPYGKNECWYILEAAPEAEIILGHNLQSRDALFRCAQEKDWETSLRHQKVKPGEFYYIPSGTIHALGPGIVLLEIQQMSDRTYRLYDYDRLGDDGKPRELHVEKAIAVTTIPDEPWTNQPETIIKEGGIMTKLLQVPSFTVIRHEVTGRYVLHDHLVFRLLTVIDGEGEARQGNHVIPLQKGNQFFVPRRAGDYEIAGSVTFVTSEVFLD, from the coding sequence ATGTATGCCATTCAACCAATTTTCAAAGAACGAATTTGGGGCGGTCGACGTTTAGAAGCGTTGTTTCAGTTTGAGTTACCAGAAGGACAAATTGGAGAATGTTGGACAGCATCCGCTCATGCGAGTGGGCGGACGTACTTCTTAGATGGACCTGATCAGGGTAAGACGCTAGATGAATTATGGCAAACGAAACGGACAGAACTATTCGGTGATTATCTGCTTGATGCATTTCCGCTTCATGTAAAATTTCTGGACTCGTCCGCCTACTTATCCGTTCAAGTCCATCCGAACGATGAGGAGGCACGACGGCTAGAAGGAGAACCGTACGGCAAGAATGAGTGCTGGTATATATTAGAGGCTGCACCAGAGGCAGAAATCATTCTTGGTCACAATCTACAATCACGAGATGCCCTGTTCCGGTGCGCGCAAGAAAAGGACTGGGAGACGTCACTTCGGCATCAAAAAGTGAAGCCTGGAGAATTCTATTACATTCCGAGTGGTACAATCCACGCTCTAGGACCAGGCATCGTTCTTCTTGAGATTCAACAGATGAGCGACCGGACGTACCGACTATATGATTACGACAGATTAGGAGATGACGGGAAACCGAGAGAATTACACGTTGAGAAGGCAATCGCTGTCACGACGATTCCAGATGAGCCGTGGACGAACCAACCAGAGACGATCATCAAGGAGGGGGGCATCATGACGAAGTTGCTTCAAGTACCTTCCTTTACGGTCATCCGTCATGAAGTGACCGGGAGGTATGTGTTGCATGATCATCTGGTCTTTCGTTTATTGACTGTCATTGATGGTGAAGGAGAAGCGCGGCAAGGGAATCACGTGATTCCTTTACAGAAAGGAAACCAATTCTTTGTACCGCGTCGAGCGGGAGATTACGAAATAGCTGGATCCGTCACATTTGTGACGAGTGAAGTATTTTTAGATTAG